A genomic stretch from Triplophysa dalaica isolate WHDGS20190420 chromosome 4, ASM1584641v1, whole genome shotgun sequence includes:
- the gak gene encoding cyclin-G-associated kinase isoform X1, which translates to MSLFQSALDFLAGPGGSGAAASRDQNDFVGQVVELGELKLRIKRVIAEGGFAFVYEAQDLGSSKEYALKRLLSHEEEKSKAIIQEVCFMKKLSGHPNTVQFCSAASISKEESDTGQAEFLILTELCRGQLVDFVKRVEQKGPMSCDTVLKVFYQSCRAVQHMHKQSPPIIHRDLKIENLLISHQGTIKLCDFGSSTTLAHYPDYSWSAHKRSMVEDEITRNTTPAYRTPEMIDLYSNYPINEKQDIWALGCILYLLCFKKHPFEEGAKLQIVNGKYNIPQNDTKYTVFHQLVRSMLKINPEERLSINELVNQLQEIAAARNVNPKSPITELLEQNGGFGNNSAQIPSQINIIQNAGVYDVDQGMGGGFLDILKGGTERFLTNIKDTSSKVIQSVASYAKGDLDLSYITSRVAVMSFPAEGVESAIKNNIEDVRLFLDSRHAGHYAVYNLSKRSYRPARFHNRVSECGWQPRRGPTLKNLYSICKNMHQWLKQDQRNICIVHCLDGRAASAVVVCSFLCFCRLFSTPEAAVYMFSMKRCPPGISPSHKRYIEYMCDMMAEEPIIPHTKPITIRSVTMTPVPLFNKQRNGCRPFCEVYVGDERVTTTSQEYDRMSDFRMEDGRAEIPLNVTVQGDVLIVIYHARATLGGRLQAKMASMKMFQIQFHSGFVPRNASTVKFAKYDLDACDIQEKYPDLFQVHVNVEVEPQDRPCNKTPPWENFATKGLNPKILFSSRDEQQQILTKFGKPELPRQPGSTACYASEPSIPESSPEEPQTEPDSPSPQSIDANANNFFETLDWEDGGRQYGCSDSQLDDLDDLSGADSEEESVSYSAPPDGTLSRDTSEPLFEVDFSITPPDPQPDTEDLLGLNSDPCPQASTAHPAEMKMKSSASNSNLLNDLFAPQPDNTPSSDTEDLIGQSSAEDLFFSNTQSQPAPATTNDFFDPFGVGSGSSGSDLFGDLLASESFTAPPPGSNSSLFNLNELAGETPKMTSSASQPDLLGGWDNWAPGGTTTTSNMTTDSKPTTSASGVSSFSKAKSQSFDPFADLASLGSTLPVNKMGLCLGSSSAGVSGSGFKTATTAGGSKNTSQQWQQNPRPSSGPSKPWIPPNPASKPQAPPTRPASQPAKPNYNPSFSVIGGREDRGIRGLGFGPKPKVKEDDFEDLLSTQGFASKPDRRGPRTIAEMRKQEMSRDMDPLKLQIFDWIEGKERNIRALLSTLHTVLWEGETRWKPVNMADLVTPDQVKRVYRKAVLIVHPDKATGKPYEQYAKMIFMELNDAWSEFENQGSKALF; encoded by the exons GTGGCTTTGCGTTCGTGTATGAAGCTCAGGATTTGGGCAGCAGTAAGGAATATGCTCTGAAG agaCTTCTCTCCCATGAGGAGGAAAAGAGCAAAGCTATCATTCAGGAAGTCTGCTTTatg AAAAAGCTTTCTGGGCATCCCAACACTGTGCAGTTTTGTTCTGCTGCGTCTATCAGCAAAGAAGAGTCTGACACGGGACAGGCCGAGTTTCTAATTCTGACTGAACTCTGTAGAG GCCAGCTAGTTGATTTTGTGAAGAGGGTGGAGCAGAAAGGACCCATGTCATGTGACACAGTTTTGAAGGTTTTCTACCAGTCATGTCGTGCTGTGCAGCACATGCACAAACAGTCTCCACCAATCATACACCGTGACTTAAAG ATTGAGAATTTGCTGATCAGTCATCAGGGAACCATAAAGTTATGTGACTTCGGTAGCTCAACAACTCTGGCACATTACCCGGACTACAGCTGGTCTGCCCACAAGAGATCTATGGTGGAGGATGAG aTTACTAGAAACACAACTCCAGCTTATAGGACACCAGAGATGATCGATCTGTATTCCAACTACCCGATAAATGAGAAACAAGACATATGG GCTCTGGGCTGTATCCTGTATCTGCTCTGTTTTAAAAAGCATCCGTTTGAAGAAGGAGCCAAGCTCCAGATCGTCAACGGCAAATACAACATTCCTCAAAACGACACCAAGTACACAGTCTTTCACCAACTCGTCC GATCAATGTTAAAAATCAACCCGGAGGAGCGGCTGTCGATCAACGAGCTTGTTAACCAACTGCAGGAGATCGCTGCAGCGAGGAACGTCAACCCCAAATCACCCATTACTGAG CTCCTGGAGCAGAACGGAGGATTCGGGAACAACAGCGCACAGATTCCTTCGCAGATCAACATCATACAAAATGCTG gtgtgtATGATGTAGATCAAGGAATGGGCGGAGGATTTCTGGATATTCTGAAAGGAGGGACAGAAAGATTCCTCACCAACATCAAAGACACGTCATCTAAAGTAATCCAGTCTGTGGCCAG TTATGCTAAAGGAGATCTCGACCTGTCCTACATCACCTCCAGAGTAGCAG TCATGTCTTTCCCAGCCGAAGGTGTGGAATCTGCCATCAAGAATAACATTGAGGACGTGCGTTTGTTCCTGGACTCTCGTCACGCGGGTCATTACGCCGTTTATAACCTATCCAAACGCTCCTATAGACCCGCTCGCTTTCACAACAGG gtGTCTGAGTGTGGTTGGCAGCCCAGACGCGGTCCTACTCTGAAGAacttgtacagtatatgtaagaACATGCACCAGTGGCTCAAACAGGACCAGAGGAACATCTGCATCGTGCATTGCTTG GATGGGCGGGCCGCCTCGGCTGTCGTGGTTTGTTCGTTCCTTTGCTTCTGCCGCTTGTTCTCCACGCCCGAAGCTGCAGTTTACATGTTCAGCATGAAGCGATGCCCACCGGGTATCTCTCCTTCACACAAACG GTATATTGAATACATGTGTGATATGATGGCAGAAGAGCCCATAATCCCCCACACCAAGCCAATCACCATCCGCTCTGTCACAATGACGCCCGTACCGCTCTTTAATAAACAGCGCAACGGATGCCGGCCGTTCTGCGAAGTCTACGTTGGCGATGAGCGCGTCACGACCACATCGCAAGAGTATGACCGAATGAG TGATTTTAGGATGGAAGACGGCCGGGCGGAGATTCCTCTAAATGTAACCGTGCAGGGAGATGTTCTTATAGTCATTTATCACGCCCGCGCTACGCTAGGTGGACGCTTGCAGGCCAAA ATGGCCTCTATGAAGATGTTTCAGATTCAGTTTCATTCGGGGTTTGTGCCCAGAAACGCCTCCACCGTCAAATTTGCAAA GTACGATCTTGACGCGTGTGACATCCAAGAGAAATATCCGGACCTCTTCCAGgtacatgtaaatgtagaaGTGGAGCCTCAGGATCGCCCTTGCAACAAGACTCCGCCCTGGGAGAACTTTGCCACGAAAGGCCTCAATCCAAAAATCCTTTTCTCCAGCCGAGATGAACAGCAGCAGATCCTGACAAAGTTTG GTAAACCAGAGCTTCCCCGGCAGCCCGGTTCTACAGCCTGTTACGCCTCTGAACCCTCAATACCAGAGTCCTCACCTGAGGAACCACAAACAGAACCAGACTCACCGTCCCCTCAAAGCATCGACGCCAACGCCAACAACTTCTTCGAAACACTGGACTGGGAAG ATGGCGGTAGGCAGTATGGCTGCTCTGACAGCCAATTGGATGACCTGGATGATTTGAGCGGCGCAGACTCAGAGGAGGAGTCAGTGTCTTACTCCGCCCCTCCTGATGGGACTCTATCACGTGACACCAGCGAACCGCTTTTTGAGGTGGACTTCAGCATCACACCACCTGACCCTCAGCCTGACACAGAGGATCTGCTCGGCCTGAACTCTGACCCCTGCCCTCAGGCCAGTACAGCTCACCCTGCtgagatgaaaatgaaaagttcAGCCAGTAACAGTAATCTCCTGAACGATCTGTTCGCCCCACAACCCGACAATACACCTTCTTCAGATACAGAAGATCTCATAGGCCAAAGTTCAGCAGAGGATTTGTTCTTCAGTAACACACAAAGTCAACCAGCACCGGCAACAACAAATG aCTTTTTTGACCCATTTGGTGTGGGATCAGGATCTTCAGGATCTGATCTGTTTGGTGATCTCCTGGCGTCAGAGAGTTTCACAGCTCCGCCCCCTGGATCCAACTCCAGCCTCTTTAACCTTA atgAGTTGGCGGGTGAGACACCCAAGATGACGTCATCAGCGAGTCAGCCAGATCTGTTGGGTGGCTGGGACAACTGGGCACCAGGAGGAACCACTACCACCAGTAACATGACCACTGACAGCAAGCCTACTACCAGTG CCTCCGGAGTGTCATCTTTCTCCAAGGCCAAATCTCAAAGCTTTGACCCTTTCGCTGACCTCGCCAGCCTGGGCTCAACACTGCCCG TCAACAAGATGGGTTTGTGTTTAGGCTCATCCAGTGCAGGAGTATCTGGCTCGGGATTTAAAACAGCGACCACTGCTGGTGGCTCTAAGAACACGAGTCAACAGTGGCAACAGAACCCTCGGCCCTCCTCCGGCCCCAGCAAACCATGGATTCCTCCGAACCCGGCTTCCAAACCACAAGCCCCACCCACCAGACCTGCCAGCCAACCAGCCAAACCAAACTACAACCCCAGTTTCAGTGTGATTGGTGGACGAGAAGACAGGGGAATCAGAGGGCTGGGATTTG GTCCAAAGCCCAAGGTGAAAGAGGATGACTTTGAGGATCTTCTGTCCACACAAGGTTTCGCTTCTAAACCTGATAGGAGGGGACCCAGGACCATCGCCGAGATGAGAAAACAGGAGATGTCTAGAGACATGGACCCTCTCAAACTTCAG ATCTTCGATTGGATTGAAGGAAAGGAGCGGAACATAAGAGCGTTGCTCTCCACACTGCACACGGTTTTGTGGGAGGGAGAGACGCGCTGGAAACCAGTCAACATGGCTGATCTGGTCACACCTGACCAGGTGAAGAGAGtctacaggaaagctgtgcTAATTGTTCACCCAGACAAG GCTACAGGTAAGCCGTACGAGCAGTACgctaaaatgatttttatggAGCTCAACGATGCCTGGTCAGAGTTTGAGAACCAAGGATCCAAAGCGCTTTTCTGA
- the gak gene encoding cyclin-G-associated kinase isoform X2 translates to MSLFQSALDFLAGPGGSGAAASRDQNDFVGQVVELGELKLRIKRVIAEGGFAFVYEAQDLGSSKEYALKRLLSHEEEKSKAIIQEVCFMKKLSGHPNTVQFCSAASISKEESDTGQAEFLILTELCRGQLVDFVKRVEQKGPMSCDTVLKVFYQSCRAVQHMHKQSPPIIHRDLKIENLLISHQGTIKLCDFGSSTTLAHYPDYSWSAHKRSMVEDEITRNTTPAYRTPEMIDLYSNYPINEKQDIWALGCILYLLCFKKHPFEEGAKLQIVNGKYNIPQNDTKYTVFHQLVRSMLKINPEERLSINELVNQLQEIAAARNVNPKSPITELLEQNGGFGNNSAQIPSQINIIQNAGVYDVDQGMGGGFLDILKGGTERFLTNIKDTSSKVIQSVASYAKGDLDLSYITSRVAVMSFPAEGVESAIKNNIEDVRLFLDSRHAGHYAVYNLSKRSYRPARFHNRVSECGWQPRRGPTLKNLYSICKNMHQWLKQDQRNICIVHCLDGRAASAVVVCSFLCFCRLFSTPEAAVYMFSMKRCPPGISPSHKRYIEYMCDMMAEEPIIPHTKPITIRSVTMTPVPLFNKQRNGCRPFCEVYVGDERVTTTSQEYDRMSDFRMEDGRAEIPLNVTVQGDVLIVIYHARATLGGRLQAKMASMKMFQIQFHSGFVPRNASTVKFAKYDLDACDIQEKYPDLFQVHVNVEVEPQDRPCNKTPPWENFATKGLNPKILFSSRDEQQQILTKFGKPELPRQPGSTACYASEPSIPESSPEEPQTEPDSPSPQSIDANANNFFETLDWEDGGRQYGCSDSQLDDLDDLSGADSEEESVSYSAPPDGTLSRDTSEPLFEVDFSITPPDPQPDTEDLLGLNSDPCPQASTAHPAEMKMKSSASNSNLLNDLFAPQPDNTPSSDTEDLIGQSSAEDLFFSNTQSQPAPATTNDFFDPFGVGSGSSGSDLFGDLLASESFTAPPPGSNSSLFNLNELAGETPKMTSSASQPDLLGGWDNWAPGGTTTTSNMTTDSKPTTSASGVSSFSKAKSQSFDPFADLASLGSTLPGSSSAGVSGSGFKTATTAGGSKNTSQQWQQNPRPSSGPSKPWIPPNPASKPQAPPTRPASQPAKPNYNPSFSVIGGREDRGIRGLGFGPKPKVKEDDFEDLLSTQGFASKPDRRGPRTIAEMRKQEMSRDMDPLKLQIFDWIEGKERNIRALLSTLHTVLWEGETRWKPVNMADLVTPDQVKRVYRKAVLIVHPDKATGKPYEQYAKMIFMELNDAWSEFENQGSKALF, encoded by the exons GTGGCTTTGCGTTCGTGTATGAAGCTCAGGATTTGGGCAGCAGTAAGGAATATGCTCTGAAG agaCTTCTCTCCCATGAGGAGGAAAAGAGCAAAGCTATCATTCAGGAAGTCTGCTTTatg AAAAAGCTTTCTGGGCATCCCAACACTGTGCAGTTTTGTTCTGCTGCGTCTATCAGCAAAGAAGAGTCTGACACGGGACAGGCCGAGTTTCTAATTCTGACTGAACTCTGTAGAG GCCAGCTAGTTGATTTTGTGAAGAGGGTGGAGCAGAAAGGACCCATGTCATGTGACACAGTTTTGAAGGTTTTCTACCAGTCATGTCGTGCTGTGCAGCACATGCACAAACAGTCTCCACCAATCATACACCGTGACTTAAAG ATTGAGAATTTGCTGATCAGTCATCAGGGAACCATAAAGTTATGTGACTTCGGTAGCTCAACAACTCTGGCACATTACCCGGACTACAGCTGGTCTGCCCACAAGAGATCTATGGTGGAGGATGAG aTTACTAGAAACACAACTCCAGCTTATAGGACACCAGAGATGATCGATCTGTATTCCAACTACCCGATAAATGAGAAACAAGACATATGG GCTCTGGGCTGTATCCTGTATCTGCTCTGTTTTAAAAAGCATCCGTTTGAAGAAGGAGCCAAGCTCCAGATCGTCAACGGCAAATACAACATTCCTCAAAACGACACCAAGTACACAGTCTTTCACCAACTCGTCC GATCAATGTTAAAAATCAACCCGGAGGAGCGGCTGTCGATCAACGAGCTTGTTAACCAACTGCAGGAGATCGCTGCAGCGAGGAACGTCAACCCCAAATCACCCATTACTGAG CTCCTGGAGCAGAACGGAGGATTCGGGAACAACAGCGCACAGATTCCTTCGCAGATCAACATCATACAAAATGCTG gtgtgtATGATGTAGATCAAGGAATGGGCGGAGGATTTCTGGATATTCTGAAAGGAGGGACAGAAAGATTCCTCACCAACATCAAAGACACGTCATCTAAAGTAATCCAGTCTGTGGCCAG TTATGCTAAAGGAGATCTCGACCTGTCCTACATCACCTCCAGAGTAGCAG TCATGTCTTTCCCAGCCGAAGGTGTGGAATCTGCCATCAAGAATAACATTGAGGACGTGCGTTTGTTCCTGGACTCTCGTCACGCGGGTCATTACGCCGTTTATAACCTATCCAAACGCTCCTATAGACCCGCTCGCTTTCACAACAGG gtGTCTGAGTGTGGTTGGCAGCCCAGACGCGGTCCTACTCTGAAGAacttgtacagtatatgtaagaACATGCACCAGTGGCTCAAACAGGACCAGAGGAACATCTGCATCGTGCATTGCTTG GATGGGCGGGCCGCCTCGGCTGTCGTGGTTTGTTCGTTCCTTTGCTTCTGCCGCTTGTTCTCCACGCCCGAAGCTGCAGTTTACATGTTCAGCATGAAGCGATGCCCACCGGGTATCTCTCCTTCACACAAACG GTATATTGAATACATGTGTGATATGATGGCAGAAGAGCCCATAATCCCCCACACCAAGCCAATCACCATCCGCTCTGTCACAATGACGCCCGTACCGCTCTTTAATAAACAGCGCAACGGATGCCGGCCGTTCTGCGAAGTCTACGTTGGCGATGAGCGCGTCACGACCACATCGCAAGAGTATGACCGAATGAG TGATTTTAGGATGGAAGACGGCCGGGCGGAGATTCCTCTAAATGTAACCGTGCAGGGAGATGTTCTTATAGTCATTTATCACGCCCGCGCTACGCTAGGTGGACGCTTGCAGGCCAAA ATGGCCTCTATGAAGATGTTTCAGATTCAGTTTCATTCGGGGTTTGTGCCCAGAAACGCCTCCACCGTCAAATTTGCAAA GTACGATCTTGACGCGTGTGACATCCAAGAGAAATATCCGGACCTCTTCCAGgtacatgtaaatgtagaaGTGGAGCCTCAGGATCGCCCTTGCAACAAGACTCCGCCCTGGGAGAACTTTGCCACGAAAGGCCTCAATCCAAAAATCCTTTTCTCCAGCCGAGATGAACAGCAGCAGATCCTGACAAAGTTTG GTAAACCAGAGCTTCCCCGGCAGCCCGGTTCTACAGCCTGTTACGCCTCTGAACCCTCAATACCAGAGTCCTCACCTGAGGAACCACAAACAGAACCAGACTCACCGTCCCCTCAAAGCATCGACGCCAACGCCAACAACTTCTTCGAAACACTGGACTGGGAAG ATGGCGGTAGGCAGTATGGCTGCTCTGACAGCCAATTGGATGACCTGGATGATTTGAGCGGCGCAGACTCAGAGGAGGAGTCAGTGTCTTACTCCGCCCCTCCTGATGGGACTCTATCACGTGACACCAGCGAACCGCTTTTTGAGGTGGACTTCAGCATCACACCACCTGACCCTCAGCCTGACACAGAGGATCTGCTCGGCCTGAACTCTGACCCCTGCCCTCAGGCCAGTACAGCTCACCCTGCtgagatgaaaatgaaaagttcAGCCAGTAACAGTAATCTCCTGAACGATCTGTTCGCCCCACAACCCGACAATACACCTTCTTCAGATACAGAAGATCTCATAGGCCAAAGTTCAGCAGAGGATTTGTTCTTCAGTAACACACAAAGTCAACCAGCACCGGCAACAACAAATG aCTTTTTTGACCCATTTGGTGTGGGATCAGGATCTTCAGGATCTGATCTGTTTGGTGATCTCCTGGCGTCAGAGAGTTTCACAGCTCCGCCCCCTGGATCCAACTCCAGCCTCTTTAACCTTA atgAGTTGGCGGGTGAGACACCCAAGATGACGTCATCAGCGAGTCAGCCAGATCTGTTGGGTGGCTGGGACAACTGGGCACCAGGAGGAACCACTACCACCAGTAACATGACCACTGACAGCAAGCCTACTACCAGTG CCTCCGGAGTGTCATCTTTCTCCAAGGCCAAATCTCAAAGCTTTGACCCTTTCGCTGACCTCGCCAGCCTGGGCTCAACACTGCCCG GCTCATCCAGTGCAGGAGTATCTGGCTCGGGATTTAAAACAGCGACCACTGCTGGTGGCTCTAAGAACACGAGTCAACAGTGGCAACAGAACCCTCGGCCCTCCTCCGGCCCCAGCAAACCATGGATTCCTCCGAACCCGGCTTCCAAACCACAAGCCCCACCCACCAGACCTGCCAGCCAACCAGCCAAACCAAACTACAACCCCAGTTTCAGTGTGATTGGTGGACGAGAAGACAGGGGAATCAGAGGGCTGGGATTTG GTCCAAAGCCCAAGGTGAAAGAGGATGACTTTGAGGATCTTCTGTCCACACAAGGTTTCGCTTCTAAACCTGATAGGAGGGGACCCAGGACCATCGCCGAGATGAGAAAACAGGAGATGTCTAGAGACATGGACCCTCTCAAACTTCAG ATCTTCGATTGGATTGAAGGAAAGGAGCGGAACATAAGAGCGTTGCTCTCCACACTGCACACGGTTTTGTGGGAGGGAGAGACGCGCTGGAAACCAGTCAACATGGCTGATCTGGTCACACCTGACCAGGTGAAGAGAGtctacaggaaagctgtgcTAATTGTTCACCCAGACAAG GCTACAGGTAAGCCGTACGAGCAGTACgctaaaatgatttttatggAGCTCAACGATGCCTGGTCAGAGTTTGAGAACCAAGGATCCAAAGCGCTTTTCTGA